One segment of Pantoea sp. Lij88 DNA contains the following:
- a CDS encoding NCS2 family permease yields MMLEKLFKLKAHNTTVRTEIIAGITTFLAMAYILFVNPSILGATGMDKGAVFVATCLAAAIGCVLMGLIANYPIALAPGMGLNAFFTYTVVLHMGYTWQVALGAVFLSAVIFFAMSLFKIREWIIASIPLPLRAGIGAGIGLFLAIIALEGAGIVVDNPATLVGIGDLTKPGPLLAMLGFVVIVVLEARRVTGAVLIGILLVTFISMGIGLSPFAGVFSAPPSIAPTFLQLDIAGAFNVGLISVIFAFLFVDVFDNTGTLLGVTKRAGLADEQGNVPKMGRALIADSAAALFGSLLGTSTTTSYVESAAGVSAGGRTGLTAIVVGVLFLLALFFSPLASSVPVYATAPALLFVAVLMASGLADIDWKDITTAAPVTVTALTMPLTYSIANGIAFGFITWTLVKLLSGRAKEVNAALVILSILFVIKLGWLSA; encoded by the coding sequence ATGATGTTAGAAAAACTATTCAAACTCAAAGCGCATAACACCACGGTTCGTACCGAGATTATCGCCGGGATCACCACCTTCCTGGCGATGGCTTATATTCTGTTTGTGAACCCCAGCATTCTGGGCGCAACCGGCATGGACAAGGGCGCGGTGTTTGTTGCGACCTGTCTGGCGGCGGCGATTGGCTGCGTGCTGATGGGGCTGATTGCCAACTACCCGATTGCGCTGGCTCCGGGCATGGGACTGAACGCCTTCTTCACCTACACCGTCGTGCTGCACATGGGTTACACGTGGCAGGTTGCGTTGGGCGCGGTGTTTCTCTCGGCGGTGATTTTCTTCGCGATGTCGCTGTTTAAGATCCGTGAGTGGATTATTGCCAGTATCCCGCTGCCGCTGCGCGCCGGGATTGGTGCCGGTATCGGTCTGTTCCTGGCGATCATCGCGCTGGAAGGGGCGGGCATCGTGGTCGATAACCCGGCGACGCTGGTGGGCATTGGCGATCTGACTAAACCGGGGCCGCTGCTGGCGATGCTCGGCTTTGTGGTGATCGTGGTACTGGAAGCCCGTCGCGTAACCGGTGCGGTGCTGATTGGTATTCTGCTGGTGACCTTTATCTCGATGGGCATCGGTCTGTCGCCGTTTGCTGGTGTCTTCTCTGCGCCGCCGTCAATTGCACCGACCTTTTTGCAGCTGGATATTGCCGGGGCGTTTAACGTCGGCCTGATCAGCGTGATTTTTGCCTTCCTGTTTGTCGATGTGTTTGATAACACCGGCACACTGCTGGGCGTGACCAAACGTGCCGGTCTGGCGGATGAGCAGGGTAACGTGCCGAAGATGGGCCGTGCGCTGATTGCCGACAGTGCGGCTGCGCTGTTTGGCTCGCTGCTGGGCACCTCGACCACGACCAGTTATGTGGAATCGGCGGCGGGCGTCAGTGCCGGTGGCCGTACCGGACTGACCGCAATTGTGGTGGGTGTGCTGTTCCTGCTGGCGCTGTTCTTCTCGCCGCTGGCTTCCAGCGTCCCGGTTTATGCCACTGCGCCTGCGCTGTTGTTTGTCGCCGTACTGATGGCATCGGGTCTGGCGGATATTGACTGGAAAGATATCACGACTGCCGCGCCGGTCACCGTGACCGCGCTGACCATGCCGCTGACCTATTCCATCGCTAACGGCATCGCGTTTGGTTTCATTACCTGGACGCTGGTGAAGCTGCTGAGCGGTCGTGCGAAAGAGGTGAATGCGGCGCTGGTGATACTGTCGATTCTGTTTGTAATTAAGCTGGGTTGGCTGAGTGCTTAA
- a CDS encoding LysR family transcriptional regulator → MKLHHLRYFIAVAEEGHFGRAAERLGIGQPPLSLQIQRLEKRIQIKLFHRRSRGVELTEGGKVLLRHARHILANVDDALNDVQRFRRSESNEINTGFAGGTWFNPDVAARLRQFKSHHTELLMKSVLAGHAPDLIRKLLEGNVDAAFIRPLTDTLDGIELTPVVQEPLAVVLPVNHRLATAGGVISLDRLAPENFVLCERNNIGKLSDDLMAACHQAGFTPLCEQYALQVEAIIPMVSAGFGISIVPDSLRNSLHGGVVFLPLQNLKLNTAVLLATRHRDASPAIHKFRKAFATVSAATG, encoded by the coding sequence ATGAAATTGCATCACCTGCGCTATTTCATTGCTGTAGCAGAAGAAGGACACTTTGGCCGTGCGGCTGAACGCTTAGGAATTGGCCAGCCCCCCTTGAGTTTGCAAATACAGCGTCTGGAAAAGCGGATACAAATAAAATTATTTCATCGCCGTTCCAGAGGAGTTGAACTTACTGAAGGCGGCAAGGTGTTACTCAGGCATGCACGACATATTCTGGCTAATGTTGATGATGCGTTGAATGACGTGCAACGCTTCAGGCGAAGTGAAAGTAACGAAATAAATACAGGCTTTGCAGGAGGAACCTGGTTCAATCCGGATGTGGCCGCTCGTCTCCGCCAGTTTAAAAGTCATCACACTGAACTACTGATGAAGTCCGTTCTGGCGGGGCATGCACCTGACCTGATCAGGAAACTTCTGGAGGGCAATGTGGATGCGGCATTTATTCGTCCGCTTACGGATACGCTGGATGGTATTGAGCTTACACCGGTTGTGCAGGAGCCTTTAGCTGTTGTATTACCTGTAAATCATCGGCTTGCTACGGCAGGCGGCGTTATTTCGCTGGACAGGCTGGCACCTGAAAATTTTGTTCTGTGCGAGAGAAACAACATCGGAAAACTGTCTGATGACCTTATGGCTGCCTGTCATCAGGCGGGATTTACGCCCCTGTGCGAACAGTATGCACTGCAGGTTGAGGCGATCATTCCCATGGTCAGTGCCGGTTTTGGTATTTCAATTGTCCCTGATTCTTTGCGAAACAGTTTACATGGCGGAGTCGTCTTTTTACCGCTTCAAAACCTGAAACTCAATACGGCTGTCTTACTCGCAACCCGACATCGTGATGCCTCGCCAGCTATTCACAAATTCAGGAAGGCGTTTGCGACGGTTTCTGCTGCCACCGGCTAA